The Lathyrus oleraceus cultivar Zhongwan6 chromosome 5, CAAS_Psat_ZW6_1.0, whole genome shotgun sequence genome includes the window TTCTTCCAGGTTCTACTACCAACAACTCATAACCCTTCCTACCTCTTGGATAGTCATTGAAGGTACAATCCATAACTTTACCATCAAGTTGAATTGACTTCATTTGATCAACAAGTAAAGTTTTGTCAACCTTTAAAATAGAGTAAGTTACATTCCTTCATCTCTAAACCTCTATAAGTATTTGGAAATCTATTTCAGTAAATGAACACTTGCTAACCAAGTAATTTTCTATGGCCACACCTTACCTCAGAAACTCAATGGAAACTCAGAGGTCACATACATTTTCATCCCTTGTCTTCTGCAAAATTCATTATAGTGTGCATTGAAACTACCTTCTGACATCCATCATGCATTTATCTCAAATCCCACAACATGTTATTGTCATGAAAGTCTTCActagatgatgatgaatgaataACAATATTATAACCTTTTAAAATTCATAAACCACATATTTTAGACCCTTTAGTTATGTCCAATTCTCTATGTGAAATCTTAACACCTCATGTTCAACTATAGAGCAATATCATAGATCATCAAACATGCTTATGAATAAACACTTTTGCATGAGCTCTGAAACATACCGCACGTTGTAAAGAAGAAACTCATGATCTTCAAACATTTTAACTCTAACCGTACAAATACCATGAATCTTGCATGTCTTATTGTCATAAAGGAGAACAACTCCACCTTGCTCCAACTTCAAAGTATTAAAGTATTATTTTGTTAGACATATGTTATTAGAGAAACCTAAGTCCATGAACAACCCCTCTTCCGACTCAACACTCAACATTAATAATTCACCAACACTCTCATGactatcttcattggaggaaactgCAATTCAAAAAGAATTCTAATTTTTCCATTGTTGAGACAATCCCTCTTGACATGATAGGGTTTCTATCAAATAAATCATTTTAACTTTGAATTGTCAAACCTATTTGATTTTAACATCCCTCTACGCTCAATTCCTCTTCTTGAGACACTCAAGCCTTCACCATTAATGTCAACCTTCAAATCTTTCACCTTTGAAAATTCTTTGTATCTAACAGTTGTATGGACTTCATCTAAAGTAATAGTACATTCATTACCATAGAAGACCATCCTTGAAGTGATCAAAGGACTAGGGTAATGATCTTAACAATGGTAGATCCTTGTCTTCATCATAAATATTCACCTCAATATTCTCTAGATCATCACTAATCTTGTGAAATTCTATCAACTACTCCAATATGAATTTGTTCTCTATCATTCAAAATGAGTAGATTTATTTTTTCAAACACAAGCTGTTAGCCAAAGGTTTGTCCATGTACAATGATTCAAGATTTATCCATATTAAATCCACAGTCTTCTCCATGGCAACTTCCCTTAGAACTTTATCCACCAGGCACAAGATAATGACCCATCTACTTATGTTATTTGTGTAGGCATTAATTCCCCACCCTTCAATGCATTATTACACTTATCTCGAGTTAAGATTTCTTGCATCTTCACTTTCCACAATCCAAAATTATTGTCCCCGGAAAACCTCTTGATATACATTTAGAATTCATGATGCTCACTTGTAAACAAAATCTAATTGCCACACGGTGGGAGCCACTTGTTGTGAAAAATTGGTAGAATAATTAATAACACTTCAGTATAATTATTTAAATTTCAATTACACCAAGAAATTTGATGTGTGGGGACAAATAACAATGACAATTAAAGTAAATAGCCTTCACTAAAAGTTAACTCTTAGTGAAATAAGGCAACATTTTAACTTAACATAAGAAGATAAAGTAAAGACAATAACCTTAATAACTTATTTACCTAGTTGTATCAAACAATCTACTCTGAAGGAGAGAACATTATACTTTCAAGAGTTTATACAAAAGATTTACAAGAAAATAGACACCCAAATTTTCAAGAACAAACTCTATTTTCTTCCCAATTAAGTATTTTCCAATCTCTCCAACTCTCAACATATGACTTATACAATCCCAAGATTTTTTAGAAGTATTTCTCAACCCCTATTAAATATCTCAAAGGGTTTCCCAAATTCCAAGAACACATTATTAGGAACTTACCCTTGCCCCTCTAAGATTACCTGTAGGATTCTCAAACATTTATCTTTCTCTTCAACTCTAAAATTCTGAACAGATTCACGAAATACAACAATGAAGCAAAATACACATGGACCGAGAAAATTGGACCTGAGTTGCGACAAACCAAACTATCGGCCGGATCCAGAACCATTGTCGCCCCACTGCACCAGACTCCCTCCCCTATCGCTTCACCGCCAACTTCACTTTACCCGGACTCTACGGTCAACCTCACTATGTGTTGCTGCGTCAATTAAGAGTCATCATCATGCCGCACCAGCCTCGTTTCCATCTCCAATACCAACCTCCCTTGCAGTTGAGTTGTCTCGATCGACTTTCAGATTGATTTTGTAATCTCGAAATATATTTTCTCTCTGTATCAGATAAGGTTTTAATTCAACAATTGAACTGGTTGACTCCAATGTTGATTGATCATCAATCTCATACTTCTAGCATAAAAAAAACATCATTTTTCCAATAAAAATCTCACCGatcttatttaatttaaataattttaaatcaaattgagtgtttgcacaatagttcgtatcattaaaaaaaattagaaatACTATTTAAAAGATGTAGCATAATCTATGATTTAGTGTTATCAATAGACAAAAGACTAGAAGTAAAGAAACAAAAGTGTTTAATATTAAACCCAAAATTCAGCAAGGTGCTTATGGCCGAGGAGGGTATATCCTAACTTGAAAGCATTTATTGAAATTCTTTTTTTAGTACTAAGGGTACCTCGGAAAGATTTTTATTAACTAAAATATGGTTACTTAACATTCACAGCAAACATTACAAACTTTTTATTAACTAAAATAGATTAATATTAAACAATCAATCTTGCTTCCTCAATTGACTGTAAAACCTTTTTATGAAATCTTCTGCTGCTTTATCAACCTGATTGTCCTTCTCATCATCGTCTCTTAAAGGGAAAGGTGAGTCTGTCACCCTCAATTGCCTCACCATTGGGCTACTTCCGAATCCGGGCAGTGCTGGAGACGCTTCTACAATCGCTTGATCGTTGTTAAGCATCTCCAATACTGCCTTCACTGCATTCATAGTCGTCACCTCATCGTCGTGTGTAAGTCGTGTTTGAGCATTGTGCTTGTGATTGTGGCTGTGATGACGCTTCCCTATTGAGAAGAAGTGGTTGGGAGTGTTGCTGCAGCTGAATTCATACTCTCGTGAGGTGATGAATTGGTGGTGTGAGTCGTGGGATCGTCGGCTTGAGGTGGAGCCGCCGTGTTTGTGGTGGTGATGGAACATTAGATTTACAATGGCCTTTCCGGCTAGTTTTCCGCGGCGTTTGAGCATCATGTTTAGGTCCATCATTAGTTTTCTCTTTAATATGCCTTTTTTCAACATGTAGAAAGCCACACGTACCATATTCCACACTTTCTTTGATATCACAGGTAGATTGCTTTCCATATTAAGTTTTTTATTTTGATAGAattgttttgttttgaataattTGAGAGAGTTAGAAAGAgattttgagagagagagaaatagGAAGAGATGAATGTGATTTGAGGACAAGAGGGAGGAGAGTAGTGAGGTTATATATAGGGGAGAAAAAAGGAAGAACGAAAATGAGAAATGAATATTGAATCACCATATAGAAATAGAGTAAACCTTAGGTGGATACATGTTTTGTATATTGCTTTACGTCTTTATAAtattttgttatattttaatcCGAACATTATTGGAGGAAGCATACATATGCTTTTAAAGAAGGACAAAAGAAGTTTGATTTACTTGCTTGAAATTACACATCCACACTTTGTGTAAACAGCAATTGTTACAATTTTGAAAAAGTTGTCATCGAAAAAATTATTAATTAGTTGTGAATTATGTGGCTTTCTTTAAAATATATTACTTTTAAAACTTATTATGATACTATTTAAAATTGTACAAGATAAACAGTTAATTACAACGTCTTAAAGGTAAAACATTTTAATTTTATATTGGACAAATTAGTACTTGTACGTAAATAATTATTCAGTTTAAGATTACAATTTCTCTGGTACAAATATTATTCTAAATAATTATTAGATAAAAAGAAATTTAAATACTTTTTCAAAGAAAATTCAATAATGATTGTTTGACCACTCTAAATAATTTCTCAGACAATGAGAAATTCAAATCATTCTCTAAAGAAAATTCAATAATGGTCGTTTGACCACTCCAAATAATTTCTCAAACGAGGAGAAATTCAAATAATGATTCAACGAAAATTCAATAATGGTCGTTTGACCACGCCAAATAAATTTTCGAACGTGGTGAAATTCAAACTATTCTCCAAAGAGAATTCAAGAAAATACTCAAAAAATTCAACGAGTAGAAA containing:
- the LOC127087439 gene encoding uncharacterized protein LOC127087439, whose product is MESNLPVISKKVWNMVRVAFYMLKKGILKRKLMMDLNMMLKRRGKLAGKAIVNLMFHHHHKHGGSTSSRRSHDSHHQFITSREYEFSCSNTPNHFFSIGKRHHSHNHKHNAQTRLTHDDEVTTMNAVKAVLEMLNNDQAIVEASPALPGFGSSPMVRQLRVTDSPFPLRDDDEKDNQVDKAAEDFIKRFYSQLRKQD